In Stenotrophomonas sp. ESTM1D_MKCIP4_1, a single genomic region encodes these proteins:
- the rsgA gene encoding ribosome small subunit-dependent GTPase A yields MAAMTQTPDFNALQTIGWPWPGPPQQADWQAAMATHPQARPARVIEQHRTHYVVADGPEASIKAESLPEWQRPRFPSHERPAVGDWVLLEGIRIVALLPRRTAIKRGAAGEHYHQQVIAANIDTVFIVCGLDADFNPRRIERYLLLVGGGGAEPVVVLTKADQTEYSEDALAVLEELEMQGIALHAINGLDADSVSVLEPWLGPGRTVVLVGSSGAGKSTLTNTLLGEQRMKTNAVRANDSRGRHTTTHRALMPLPMGACLIDTPGMRELKPTGEETLSEGGFADIEALAAQCRFNDCMHQQEPGCAVRAAIDAGEIEESRLQNYFKLKEEVAAAAAKLAVRQAETAQERGGRKGKGQQFRPVNKNRRR; encoded by the coding sequence ATGGCGGCGATGACCCAGACCCCCGATTTCAACGCCCTGCAGACCATCGGCTGGCCCTGGCCGGGCCCGCCGCAGCAGGCCGACTGGCAGGCCGCCATGGCCACGCACCCGCAGGCCCGCCCGGCGCGGGTGATCGAACAGCACCGCACGCACTATGTCGTGGCCGATGGCCCGGAAGCCTCGATCAAGGCCGAGTCGCTGCCGGAATGGCAACGGCCGCGCTTCCCCAGCCATGAACGGCCGGCGGTGGGTGACTGGGTACTGCTGGAGGGCATCCGCATCGTCGCCCTGCTGCCGCGGCGTACGGCCATCAAGCGTGGCGCGGCCGGTGAGCATTACCACCAGCAGGTCATTGCGGCCAACATCGACACGGTGTTCATCGTCTGTGGCCTGGATGCCGACTTCAACCCCCGCCGCATCGAACGCTACCTGCTGCTGGTGGGCGGTGGCGGTGCGGAGCCGGTGGTGGTGCTGACCAAGGCCGACCAGACCGAGTACAGCGAAGACGCGCTGGCGGTGCTGGAGGAGCTGGAGATGCAGGGTATCGCCCTGCACGCGATCAACGGCCTGGATGCCGACAGCGTGTCCGTACTGGAACCGTGGCTGGGCCCCGGCCGCACGGTGGTGCTGGTGGGTTCGTCGGGTGCCGGCAAATCCACGTTGACCAATACTCTGCTGGGCGAGCAGCGGATGAAAACCAATGCGGTGCGCGCCAACGATTCGCGCGGCCGCCACACCACCACCCACCGTGCCTTGATGCCGCTGCCGATGGGCGCGTGCCTGATCGACACACCGGGCATGCGCGAGCTGAAGCCGACCGGCGAAGAAACGCTGTCCGAAGGCGGTTTCGCCGATATCGAGGCATTGGCTGCGCAGTGCCGCTTCAACGATTGCATGCACCAGCAGGAGCCGGGATGCGCCGTACGCGCGGCCATCGATGCCGGTGAGATTGAAGAGAGCCGGCTGCAGAACTACTTCAAGCTGAAGGAAGAAGTGGCTGCTGCGGCAGCCAAGCTGGCCGTGCGCCAGGCCGAAACCGCGCAGGAGCGCGGCGGCAGGAAGGGCAAGGGCCAGCAGTTCCGCCCGGTGAACAAGAACCGCCGGCGGTAG
- a CDS encoding flavohemoglobin expression-modulating QEGLA motif protein, protein METTATLDHDVAHHAALDARLVEAVGGIRLLGLTSWPATVQAPFLESVARGQPVLPKVDYPRLDFSEERRALAAIAAECDTAHPLGHYVQQSAQSWDLAAQLLEGLGTAAVDRCSVQLFGAPEQPLPGNGPSTREAARHFIQIASELDSELLAPEEQVPVSAIALQLQLQNDLDGFFESRIIQVQLDPDLVSKAAAGPTRIRLRTTARFSAYDRAQLFHHEALVHSLTALNGREQPVLPSLALSSPRVTATQEGLATFAEQITGSIDIERLKRISLRTEAIAMAREGADFIEVYRYFCDAGQNPEESFASAQRVFRGVPPSGGLAFTKDTVYLRGLVSVHTFFRHMLAEDRLQVCRWLFAGKMSLTDAITFAPLFEAGVLKPPRWLPHWVSRANGLAGMLAFSLFANRIRMDQLAPE, encoded by the coding sequence ATGGAAACGACGGCGACGCTGGACCATGACGTGGCCCACCATGCGGCACTCGACGCGCGACTGGTCGAGGCCGTGGGCGGCATCCGCCTGCTGGGGCTGACCAGCTGGCCGGCAACGGTGCAGGCACCGTTCCTGGAAAGCGTGGCCCGCGGCCAGCCTGTCCTGCCGAAGGTGGATTATCCCCGGCTCGACTTCAGCGAGGAACGCCGCGCACTGGCCGCCATCGCCGCAGAGTGCGACACGGCCCATCCGCTGGGGCACTACGTGCAGCAGTCCGCACAGAGCTGGGACCTGGCAGCACAGCTGCTGGAAGGCCTTGGCACGGCCGCGGTGGATCGCTGTTCGGTGCAGTTGTTCGGTGCGCCGGAACAGCCGCTGCCGGGCAACGGCCCGAGCACGCGCGAGGCCGCCCGCCACTTCATCCAGATCGCCAGTGAACTGGACAGCGAACTGCTCGCACCGGAAGAGCAGGTACCCGTGTCGGCCATTGCCCTGCAGCTGCAGCTGCAGAATGATCTCGACGGCTTCTTCGAGTCGCGCATCATCCAGGTGCAGCTGGATCCGGATCTGGTGTCGAAGGCCGCGGCTGGGCCGACCCGCATCCGCCTGCGCACCACCGCGCGCTTCAGCGCCTACGACCGCGCGCAGCTGTTCCACCACGAAGCGCTGGTGCATTCGCTGACCGCCTTGAACGGCCGCGAACAACCGGTGCTGCCGAGCCTGGCGCTGTCGTCGCCGCGGGTGACCGCCACCCAGGAAGGCCTGGCCACGTTTGCCGAGCAGATCACCGGCAGCATCGACATCGAGCGGCTGAAGCGCATCAGCCTGCGTACCGAAGCCATCGCGATGGCGCGCGAAGGTGCGGATTTCATCGAGGTGTACCGCTACTTCTGCGATGCCGGGCAGAATCCGGAGGAGAGTTTCGCCTCGGCGCAGCGCGTGTTCCGCGGTGTACCACCGAGCGGCGGCCTGGCCTTCACCAAGGACACGGTGTATCTGCGCGGGCTGGTGTCGGTACACACCTTCTTCCGCCACATGCTGGCCGAAGATCGCCTGCAGGTCTGCCGCTGGCTGTTTGCCGGCAAGATGAGCCTGACCGATGCGATCACCTTCGCGCCGCTGTTCGAGGCCGGTGTGCTGAAGCCCCCGCGCTGGCTGCCGCACTGGGTCAGCCGGGCCAACGGGCTGGCGGGCATGCTGGCGTTCTCGCTGTTCGCCAACCGCATACGGATGGACCAGCTGGCGCCGGAGTAA